Within the Hevea brasiliensis isolate MT/VB/25A 57/8 chromosome 2, ASM3005281v1, whole genome shotgun sequence genome, the region TTATCCTTTCAGGAGGGATAGAAAGTTACTACTGGTAATGGTGACCTAAGGAATAGTGTCCCAAATGGGACTATAGAGTGAGGTAGAGAGTTTGTTAGCTCAGGTATCCtagagagggtacaagttccattgTAGGAATCATAAGTGATCAGATCATGATGAATGTAAAGCCTTTGAATTGAATGATGGGTTTGGGTACCcaatatcttaagttttggctaattgagtagatATGGGAAAATAAAATCCCTGTAGATCCCCTCCTTGaggtagtagggggtagtatgtagtTAAAGGATAGGGACAAAGATCACACAGTAAATGCATGGCTGTAATTCCCTGAATTCCTTTTCAACTTCTTATTACTCAAGAAAAAAGTATACACTAAACAGAATAATGTTGAGGGCAGTAAGTCAGCAAAAGCAAATTACAGAATTGTAGATACAGCACAACCCGAATGCCAGTAAAAGTACTAGCTAGCGTGGTCAAAGGACTaattctgagtaacattgaggtGTAGATGACTTGGTAGAGATAGTGGAAAGATACAAGTTTCTGACATGATAGTCAGGTCAAGAAAGAGAATagagctaaagaataaaatagtcaaagttTGGATTTGGGCAAGATAAAAGGAGTTAGCTAAAGAACAAACTGAAAGGCCTAAAtaaggataagattaggaagagtaAAGTCAGGATACAGAGGAGACAAAATGCGATTCTAGGAAAGGTAAACGAGGTAATCAAAAAAGTAAAGATAGAGAGTTTAGAAAAGGACAACATTAAGGAGAACGTTTGTCACAGTATAGAATCCAAAAATGCAGAACTCAGAGCAGGTCGTAGTTGGTGCAGTGTTATGAGCCAAAACATGAAGCTCAAAGCTGTAGGATTTGAAATAGACTTTATTTGTTTTCTGACCCTAAGGTAGAATAAGGGACAATGCGATAAGAACCTTTTAAATTGTTAATAGTATGAGGAAAGTTAGATGAGGTATGCAATCAAAGTAGGTAGTAACCAAAGGTGTGCAATGGTAACTTGAACTATCTTATCAGACAAAGTAGTAACCAGAGGTGTGCAATGGTAACTTGAACTGTCTTATCAGATAAAGAAGCGAAGATAGTagatagtaagttgaataaaactcaACCTAATGAATTCAAATATGCCAAATGAGAAAAAAAAGAATGAGGGATAATCGCATAGAGATTTAATGCTAGAATTTAGAATGGTGAGATTTAGAATCTGTAATTAAgagttaggcaagtattttcaatgTGACAAGCTGGGTAACTTTGTGAGGAAACATGAGTGAAAATATGATAATATGTAACAAAATACTAGCAGTGGACAGGATAGGATAAGTATAGATGTTACTCACAACTTATTAGGAAGTACAAGGATCAAAGAAATTATTGTTAATAAGACTAGAGTTAATTCTAGGAGGATTTGTTTTTGAGAGGTATCTTCCAGAATATAGCAGGGTATAAGGGGCACCAGTTAAGTGATTATAGGTATGGAGGATAAATGGAGAATAAAGAGAGACTataaattctaagatgatatgttAGGTGGGACAACAGTACAACAAAGGGTAAGTGCAGCTGATATCTTATAATAGAGTATAATAATTgcgaagagatgatgaaatttaaaGATAAGGATCAAGAGATAAAGGTAAATTTGAGGCTATTGTTTGAAAAACTATAGGCAATAGATATGGCTATATCAAGAAGAATGAATGCGTAAAGTATCTTATTTGGGATTGTGGTATAACACCTATTTATCACTACCATGATAGTTTAGGTGGAAATTATATGCATAAGGATACCTATCTAACCATGAAGAGCAATTCCCTACAAAGGATAGTAAGGAACGATAATATTTTAATGGTCATTTTAAGAAGGAGATACAAGAAGAATCATCTATGGTGAATGGCCTATGTTTCATAAAATATGTAGTGTATTAATACTATAGTATGATACTATATGGTGGATGTGCTGGTGGAAACCAATCACAGAGTTagaattttggaaataaaagagttagcaatcaagttacaattaagaaataataaaaaggtgtattttcataTTCCTGGAGTGGAAGAATTTAACTTTGATGATGATAGGAGTGTAGCTCCATACAATCTAGTGTCAGCCATAAGTGCCAGAAAGATGTTAAGGTGTGGCTGTCAAGGTTATGTGGCACTAGTGAGGGGCACATCTATTGAAGGTACTTGTGTGAAAAATATACCTATTTTTAGGGAATTCATAGATGTTTTTCCTAAGGAGCTTCCTGGGATGTTACCTGATAGGGAGATTGAATTCTGCATAGATACTGTGTCGGGTACAAATCCCATTTTTGTACCACCTACAGAATGGCGCTAGCAGAGTTAAAAGAATTAAAAGAACAACTGTGAGAGTTTCTAGACAAGGGTTTTATTTGGCAAAGCACATTACCTTGGGATTCTCCTATTTGGTTTATaaggaagaaggatgggtcattgaggtcgtgcattgactacagacaagctgaataaggtgacagttaagaataagtatccgttccCTCAGATTGATTACTTGTTTAACCAGCTGCAAGGAGCAAGATGCTTCTCTAAGATAAACCTATGATCGGGCTATCATTAGCTGAGAATAAGGAGTGAGGATGCGCCAAAAACAACATTCAAGATTAGGTAtgatcattatgagttcttgatgaTGTCGTTTGGACTCACTAATACACCAGTAgctttttatggatctaatgaacagggTGTTTAGACCATTCTTAGATCATTTTGTCATTgttttcatagatgacattttagtatatttttggaccaaggaagaacatgcttGGCATTTAAGGATAGTGTTGCAGACCTTGATGAAGCatcagttgtatgctaagttttaAAGTGTGAGTTCTGGCTGGAAAGTATTTCATTCTTGCGATATATGGTCTCAAgggaaggcattcaagtggatcccaagaaaattgaagtagtaactgattggcttaggcctactacAGTCATAGAAGTGTGAAGTTTTCTAAGCCCAGCAGGTTATTACAGGCACTTTGTACAGAACTTCTCGAACATAGTAGCTCCTCTGACACGGTTGACTCGAAAGAATATCCTATTTTTCTAATTAGATGAGTGTAAGGAaagcttctagaagcttaagGACTGTTTAATTTCAGCTCCTGTGTTAACTTTACCTATGAGTGAAAAAGGGTATACGGTATACTGTGATGCTTCTAGAGTTgaattagggtgtgttttgatgtagcATGGTAGAGTGGTGGCTTATGCTTTTAAACAGTTAAAGAAGCATGAGCATAATTACTCCACTCATGATCTGGAAATGACGGCTATTATCTTTACACTAAAAATTTAGAGGCATTACCTGTGTGGCAAAATGtatgagatatacaccgaccattaAAGCTTAAAGTACATCTTTCAGCAAAAAGATTTAAATTTGAGGTAGATGAGatagatggagcttctgaagaacTATGATTGCACTATCTAGTACCACCTAggtaaagcaaatgtggtggcagatgctttgagtaggTTGCATGAAATGatggattagggtttgatgtTAGATATAACTACTTCGATTGCACTTTTAGCACATTTCATAGTACGGTCAGATCTGTGAGAtagaattagagttttctagtatAGGGACCCACAATTAATGCAGATTGTGGAAAGGGTGCAGCACAGAGAAGATTGTGAATTTGGGTTTGATGGAGATGGTACCCTTATGCAAGGCTCTAAGGTATGTGCGCTAAATGTGGACAACCTAAGAAACAAACTTATGCAAAAGGCACACTATACACCTTACAGTGTTCGCCCAGGATGTACAAAGATATACCATGATATGAAGGATAGGTACTGGTGGAATGGTATAAAgaaagacatagcagactttgtgtctaaGTGCCTAACTTGTCAGAAAGTAAAGTTTGAGCATCAGAGGCCATCAAGAAAGTTGCAGGAGATCCCATCCCAGAGTGAAAGTGGGAAATGATGACCATGGACTTCGTGACTAGGTTGCCTTGTACTACCTAAGCGTATGattctatatgggtgattgtggaccgTCTGACCAATTTAGCTCATTTTTTAGCTATACAGACCACCTATTCTGTTGCTCAATATGCAAGGTTATACATTtgtgaaatagtcagattgcatgggatTCCTGCTTTCATAATATTTGACAGAggaccccagttcacttctcgattttggagaaaattTTAGGAAGCACTTGGCACATAGCTgaattttagtatggcttttcaccTATAGACAGATGGATAGTCCGAAAGGATAATTTAGACATTGGAGGATATATTTTGCATGTGTGTCATAGATTTtaaaggtcaatgggatgatcaactaTCATTAGTGGAGTTTCCTTATAATAACTGCTCTCATTCCAGTATTGGAATGACACTCTATGAGGCAATGTATGGTAGGAAGTGTAAGTCCCCTCTATGTTGGATAGAAGTTAAAAAGGCGAAAGTGCATGATTTAGATCTGAtgtagtacacttcagagatggttcctttgaTAAAGGTACATTTAAATATAGCTTTCAGtagacagaagagttatgcagattcaAGGAGAAAAGATATAGAATTTATAGTGGGTGATTATATGTTCTTAAAGGTCTCTCCTATCaagggttatgagatttggaaagaaaggcaagttggcaccCCGTTACATAGGATCTTTTGAGATAATGGACAGAGTGGGAGCAGTTACTTATCGGTTGAAGTTGCCACCAAGcttttctcatgtccacccagtgttccatatttctatgcttaggaaacTCATGTGCTGCAACCAGACAGAGTAGAGTTAAATAAGAACTTGACTTTTGAGGAATAACCAATGGCCATAGTAGATTATCAAATGGGGCAACTTTGGTCAAAATAGATCTCTATGATTAAAGTCCTGTGGAGAAGTCAATTTGTAGAGGAATGCACTTGGGAGTCATAGTGGGATATGCGTAACAAGTACCCATACTTGTTTAGTATGTAACTCAGTGTATTTATTCTgccttatataaaaatttaaggatgaattttctgtaaggagggaagaatgtaacatcttgaattttaaaataattattttatgtgggaATTAACTGGTTTGCCAGGCCTAGGAGGGGCATTGTGTAGTTGTTGTATGGTGGGTCTAAGGCCTTTTGGATTGAGAAGCGTTAGTTGAGTTATTTTGtagattgggtaggtcctaggtacaggaAAAATTCTACTGGATTTCTAGCATTAACTTAGGGTGTCTTAAGCTCTTTAGTTTTTTATTTTgagttaatattgataaatttcttgAATATGATTGTTTAAGAGATCTGAGTCATTCTTTCTTATCTTCTCAGCCACCCCAGTGACATTTGGataatctgtgagtagatattaattttatttataatttcaatattattattattatatattcatggCATGCTCATAGATTCacttatacatacatacatacatatatatatagttaaatgCTAGGCATGCCCTTATGTTAAATATTTTATTGGTGAAATAGTTGAGGATGTcgccttaaggtaatttggagctctGTGTGTGTGTTGGTGTGTGTgtggtgtggatatggatatgggtaggacgggtagtcacggctggagcttgactcgctagaACCTGATCCTTATATGTGGATAAGTCAGGgtaagtacggctttgagttgatctcactgacccccacacttggattattaagagaaagtccgacttgagttaACCTCGCTAGCAGgtattggaattaagagagctgtataggggataagCTCACATATGTATATATGTTGATGTGACACatcggtgtgtgagtgctctaaattatcttttgtgcgaaTGTTGCTTGAATTGTCTGATACTATGTGACTATGttgcatttcatattcaagcaatacattagttctagataattatagaaattatatttaaaatcaatatcttaatcTATGAGTTCAACGCTCACCCCTGTTTAACTATTTTTTCTCAAATGACAGATGGACTCTTTTTGTGAATAACctacttcttttctcgcaggtttaTCAGCAGTAGCTTAGCtatatttcattttcttaatttataatctagaactctgcatgtgctAGTATTGTTCTAATTTTGATTGAGATTGTATTGATTTATTTCTTTGAAgttgtaaacatattatatgggTATGTTGGAATATTTCAGATGAGTAAATACCTGGGATGAGGGATCTGAGCTCCCATTAGATAATTTATCTGTatgaggattgtgagggtgagttgagctccccaaattgagtTATTTTGTATTTACAGGTCGGATGAGCTAAAGCTCCCAATTGGATAGTTCAATTTATGGCCGGATTCTAtccatttattttcttgaaattagacTATAGTTATGGGTTTTATGGTTAGACTAAGAATAGTTGAGCTTACTATAAGTTTTGGAAGCTTTATGCTAACTCAAGTCCTAATGCCGGTCCGGTTCAGAATTCAAGTCGTGACAAGTGGAGCCGCCGAAATATTAACGAACTAAAATACTCAAGTGTCCAATCCGGACTTAGTAATTATATATGATATAGCACATCACTAATATGGTTATTTAGGTCAGTTTGAGtagaggtgttacaattttaTGGTTAAGGTTGATATTAAAAAGCTAGTTAGAATTGAGCATTAGTGTTAAAATCTTATCAATGTAATTTACTTTTGTAATATTAAACAAAAACTtcatacaaaggattttaaacaaataaaaaaaaaattcaaaatacttACAAACATATATATCCAATGGAGGATTTAAGAGTTTAcaacaaataaatatattttttttaaaaatgttggcaaataaatttgatttaataatattaaattcattttctcttaaattatcaataaaaaaattatttttaataataaagatataattcatatatttatcatggcaattaaaaaataaatatgtatcatgtttagttttttttttatttcttttttaataagttgagagaagagagattgaggtggtttggtcatgtgaagcgtagacatacgaaggttccagttagacaagtagagcacattaggttagaggatagaaagaaaaaaaaaggattgacctaaattgacttgaaggagagtagtacaacatgacctagaagcattacacatttctgaggatttaatccaaaatcgttcagagtggagaaagcgaatccatatagccaaccccaaatttttgaaataaaggcttagttgagttgagttgagttgagttgaaattaaaagtttaaaattgaattaattaaatcttcACCAAGGATTTAAACTTTATTTCAAAATCTGTGaatatgaaaatttgaaataacagaTTTGCATttgatttttaatataaataattagcaaatggttgattgtaaataatAACATTTTACTTATtaagaattttttaaaataatttcaaataatatttttttataaattattttaaattcatattaaTAAGATGTGATTCACATTTATAAGTCTAATaaaaaacttataattttaataaattcaaattttaaaattttcatccaaaagttatttgaatgcaaCCTGTGTTGGGCAAATACCTTCCAATTTCTACCAACACCAAGCGGCAATTTTTATGTGAATTGGGCCACAGCCCACAGGAACTAGACAACATCCATCCGACACGTGTTACATCTGACCAGCcgcctatcttatcttatctccTTCATGACAGTTACTCTTTATCTCAATGGAGTCTTTTTAGTGACATGTTAAATTaggttaattaatgataaattgtatttaataaaattttaaattattaataaagtaaaaatttttgtatatatcaaattaaaataaatggtattattttatttaatacatttttttattattattgattaataaaaaatattttaaatttaattataattaatttatataatatataaatgcaTAAAGaaggaaaatattaaaatttttcaaaacaccttttattatttttattatttataactatattattttttatgatataatttattttaaaatttatataaatttaaaaacctTAGTCCTAACTATTTGTATTTAAATtccacttaattaattttttataatttaaaataattatttataattataaaattaaatattgcatATAACATAAAAAGTTGGGAAGGTTTGCATTTCCAAAAATGTTTTTAATTATTCTTATTATTTACAgaaataccaaaacatatttataTTGACAGAAAAATAATTTGTCACCAATATCATATATTAGCAACAAAGAATTTGCTTGCTAATCCATATCACTTCGTCAGTAATACCTTTACCGATACAAATTACATCGCTAATGGTTTATTAATGTGGTTTATCTATACAACATTATCTTTTGGCGACAGAAAGTTCGTCGGTAATACTTTCATAAAAAGAGCTATGAAGCATTGTCGCTAATAATGTTTAGCGACgaataaatcattaaaaattttaatttctaatattataatagccaatataaatttaaaatattgttTTAATAATGATTATACTTGGTGATAATATGTTAGAATTATTTCAATAGGAACTAAAATGCACATATTTTAaagatgatttgttataaatattttttttacatctttattaatttctttttttccaTGAACACTACGTTAAAAAACACTAAAGAATATCATtatgttaatttattttagtaatatttcttaagtattttttatacttattattttattataaacacTACTACTTTAGAactataaatgattttaattgaaataatttcaaacattatgatataatataaataacTTTATTCTATTATAAAagaaatttttacaaattttttattattcatattcttaaaataaaaaaattatgaacgCAACACATTAAAAATTTGTTATTGAAaatcaatatattatattaatattatagtatatgaaaaaattaataaaaattacgtTAAATCATGAATATATATAACAAGTATAAATAATATGCAATACACGTTGCAAAAAAAAACtagtaaaatataaatataactttTGCTATAATTGTTTCTACCACTTAAAATATAACTATCAATCAAAATTTGAGAGTGAAGATAATCATCAATGCAACTATTGATGTAATTATTCCCATACATATAATGATTATAGTGTTTAATTTAGCTCATTTTCAATTTTTCATCtaaattagtttaaaattttcaatttaaacttaatttagctCAAAAATCAAGAAAATTAAGACAATGAACTTATTGATGTTTGAATTTAAATAAAGAAATCAATAAATTTAgcctaaaaattaagaaattgagtttcttgatttttttttattcaaatcaagactataaattttaatttttgagataaattaagcttaagttgaaactttaaaattaattttaataaaaaaaaattaaaaatgagctAAATTCAACTTTTCTAATAAGTATGGGAAAAagaaaaatggaccatttcaaacACTTGACAACAGAGTAACACAAGGGGTAGCCTATTTATTAGCATATTATTTCACAATAGAGTAATACAATGATCTTTGCTATATTATCCTATTATTTCACAAACAAGCAGGCCTTTATTACGATTATTTAATTCTGGGCTactaattaatatttatactaaATGCTATTACGCATAAATATGAGGAGGCAATCTTGGTGAAAGAATAACTTCAAGCGGGGTGTCTTTCATGTTGGTTAATCCAGTGCTTTCAGTCATATCAATCGGTGCGTTTTCTGGAGTTGAAATTTCAAATGCATGTAAAATACTGGCCAATATCAGGCTCACCATTTGAAGCCCAAGAGATACTCCAGGGCATTGTCTTCTACCGCTGCCAAATGGGATCAATTCATAATTTAGACCCTTCACATCAATGTTCTTATGCGTCGTCAGAAATCTCTCTGGCTTGAATTCCATTGGATTAGGCCACACGCGAGGGTCTGTGTGGATCTTCCAAAAGTTCAATATGAGTGCAGTTCCTTTTGGGATATGGTAGCCACCTATGGTGCAATCGTCTGTGAATTGGCGGGGTATGAGCGGTGCAGGTGGATATAACCTGAGTGTCTCTTTAACTATCGCTTGAAGATAGACCAGCTTGCTAATATCTGCATCGTTCACTAGTCTTTTTTTACCAACACATATGTCCAGCTCTTCTTGGGCCTTACTCAATGCGTGCTGGTTGTTTAGCAGTAGCGAGAGTGCCCATGTAATGGCAACTGTGGTGGTGTCACTGCTGGCTGCAATCAGACTCTTTGAAATGGAATGGCCTTGTTAGAATCAAGTTTAAATTCAATTTTCGCTATTTTCAACTACAACAATGGGAAAAGAAACTCAAAGAACACTTACCAAGGAAGTGGCTTTGTTGATTGTATCAGCATCGTAACCTGCAATGCTTTTGTCCTCAAGAACCGAAAGCATTACGTCCATGAAGTCTTGCTCTTCTCTAGCTTCACCAGAAGCTCTGTTCCTCTTATGCTCCTCTAACCATTCCCCAATGATACTGTCCAATTCTAGTGCAGTTCTCCTCATGGCCTTTTCATGTCCTCCCAAGTCCAGCCACCCGAGAAAAGGAACAGCGTCCCTCACCACAAAAATCCCCAAGTAGTGAAAGAATTCCCTCATAGCCTTCTGCCACCGCCGTGCCACCTTCTCATCATCCACTGCACTAGCACCGAAGTACGTCTTCCCTGCAATCATCTTAAGAATCACGTTTAGATTTAAGTCCCCAAGCCATTGCTTCAACTCAACTTTAACTTGGCCTAAGCCATTCGTTCTCTGTGTCCAAAGCTTGTAAAGCTCTTTCAAGGATGTCTCCACTTCATAGATTCTAACATGCTTGAGTAGCTCAAGCCTGCGGTTGGAAAGAAGCTCTGAAGTCGCTATCTTGCGTATCTCGCGCCAATATGCGGTGTATGGGGCCAAGCCAAACATGGCATAGTTGTAGCCCAAGTGTTCTGCAGCTACCATTGGGGGGCGAGAGGACACTGTCATGTCGTTGGCGGTGAACAATTCCTTAGCCATCTCCCAGCTGCTGACCACCACAGCTGAATGCATCCCAAGTCGCAAGGTGAAAATTGGGCCATACTCGTCTGCTATTTCTCCCATTTTCTTGTGGAGAAGCTGGGTTGCAAAGAGAGGAAGGTGACCGATTATAGGCCATGCACTGGCGGGTTCAGGTGCTTTTTGGCCCTTGGTGACTTTGGCCTTTTTAATTCGATAGTAGAAATTAAAAAGTAAGAAGAAAACACCTGCAGTTAAGATGGTGCTAAGATACTGATGAAGAAGTGAATAATCCATGAATCCAGATTGCAGAGAGAAACAAAGGAATAAATATTTTGTTTGATTTACGGTTGGCAAGCTATCTTTTATAAATCTATTCATCTATAAATAAGCAGCTTCATTGTTGATCGGTGGCCATTGGTTCATATAAGTCCAAGatacaaatatttaaaatttatatattcaataaatgaattttactatatattttataacaattaatttaggAATTCAATTAATTCTTGAATTTTAGTTTTCTTTAATATCTATAGTTTTTCATTACGTCATGATTTAAAGAGGGAGATCCATTTGTTCAAAATTTTTGTGGTCATATTGAATATCAATTTGTGTAAAATTTGCAGACAGGCGTAGGAATGTGATATTAATGTTGTAGATCCCGTTTTTAACATTTCAAATTTCTCTTAAAATCTTTCGATGTCTATTTGATaatattagttattttaataattattaactgTTTTATTAGTTATTAACGATTAATGGTTaactatttatatttatatagtaatttaaaacataagtatttgataaaaataactattaaatgtaaaaatagcAGTATCATACCCATTCAAAATGCGTCAATTTTAAAGAAATAACTTTTCATCAATTATTCCATCAAACTCTAAAaattagtataaatattatgCCGCTGTATAGTTTAGTATTTTAATCATATTCAAAAAATTCAATGCTACTTTAAAAATGATTGCCGAATAAAGCCTAAAACAAAACGATTGGTAATAccgtagtaataataataataaatttctaATCTAACCAGGTTTTTTTAGCAATCTGACAAGATTTGTTTGTTTACAAGCGATTgttataatttcacatcataatctTTAACCCTTTTACGTAAGGTTACATTAGAATCATGAAAAATATATCGGAATATATACTAGTTCAATTTATAAGTATCACATTAATTTCTCGTGCCAAATTTGGCATATGCTTATACCAATCAATGTCACTTTGCATTTCATTAACCAAAGCTTCTGTGGGGTATTTGGTGCTGCAATTATTTCCAACCATCCCGAATTCCAAGACCAAGAAAACGCAAACTTTACTTGTTCCTTAAGGGTAGTAATGATTTCACTAATCATCTTATGGTTATTTCATTTCAAtcggttaattttaatttattaaaataaaa harbors:
- the LOC110661444 gene encoding cytochrome P450 CYP82D47-like; translated protein: MDYSLLHQYLSTILTAGVFFLLFNFYYRIKKAKVTKGQKAPEPASAWPIIGHLPLFATQLLHKKMGEIADEYGPIFTLRLGMHSAVVVSSWEMAKELFTANDMTVSSRPPMVAAEHLGYNYAMFGLAPYTAYWREIRKIATSELLSNRRLELLKHVRIYEVETSLKELYKLWTQRTNGLGQVKVELKQWLGDLNLNVILKMIAGKTYFGASAVDDEKVARRWQKAMREFFHYLGIFVVRDAVPFLGWLDLGGHEKAMRRTALELDSIIGEWLEEHKRNRASGEAREEQDFMDVMLSVLEDKSIAGYDADTINKATSLSLIAASSDTTTVAITWALSLLLNNQHALSKAQEELDICVGKKRLVNDADISKLVYLQAIVKETLRLYPPAPLIPRQFTDDCTIGGYHIPKGTALILNFWKIHTDPRVWPNPMEFKPERFLTTHKNIDVKGLNYELIPFGSGRRQCPGVSLGLQMVSLILASILHAFEISTPENAPIDMTESTGLTNMKDTPLEVILSPRLPPHIYA